From a region of the Gossypium raimondii isolate GPD5lz chromosome 10, ASM2569854v1, whole genome shotgun sequence genome:
- the LOC105777754 gene encoding protein ENHANCED DISEASE RESISTANCE 2 produces the protein MASAEDSKEPEWIERVRSEGAVPLLEPDNCPNGWACPPGDTFMVRGPEYLSNKVKIPGGKYLLKSLGFDWIRSSTKVGDLLSHRKHRIRKVVDEAFPTGDKPFIWAFNLQLPTKDNYSAVAYFVSTEPIQEGSLIDQFLKGDDAFRNSRLKLIANIVKGPWIVKKAVGEQAICIIGRALSCQYFISENFIEVDIDIGSSMVASAIVHLAFGYITSLTVDLAFLIESQTEAELPERILGAIRFSELKIDSAQLIEPSSYGSSGNLQASLPTRLWKSLGQGFSHLLHPGAQDSGSVSTPTTRVNGTAAHEESDGDVK, from the coding sequence ATGGCTAGTGCTGAGGATAGCAAGGAACCTGAATGGATAGAGAGAGTAAGATCGGAGGGAGCTGTTCCACTACTTGAACCAGATAACTGTCCAAATGGTTGGGCATGTCCACCCGGGGATACCTTTATGGTAAGGGGTCCAGAGTACTTGTCAAACAAGGTTAAAATTCCTGGGGGCAAATATCTGCTAAAATCTCTTGGCTTTGACTGGATTAGAAGTTCCACAAAGGTTGGTGACCTTTTGAGCCATCGTAAACATCGTATTAGGAAGGTTGTTGATGAGGCCTTCCCAACAGGTGATAAGCCTTTCATTTGGGCATTCAACCTTCAGCTCCCTACTAAGGATAACTATAGTGCGGTAGCTTATTTTGTAAGCACTGAGCCTATTCAAGAGGGTTCTTTGATTGACCAGTTCTTGAAAGGTGATGATGCATTTAGAAATTCAAGGCTTAAATTGATTGCTAACATTGTCAAAGGGCCATGGATTGTTAAAAAAGCAGTTGGTGAGCAAGCAATATGCATCATTGGACGAGCCCTTTCTTGCCAGTATTTTATATCTGAGAATTTTATTGAAGTTGATATTGATATTGGATCTTCGATGGTTGCAAGCGCTATTGTTCACCTTGCATTTGGTTACATCACAAGTCTGACAGTTGACCTAGCTTTTCTTATTGAGAGCCAAACTGAGGCAGAGCTTCCTGAACGAATCCTAGGAGCTATACGGTTCTCTGAACTGAAAATTGATTCTGCTCAGTTGATTGAACCGTCATCATACGGGAGCAGTGGGAATTTGCAGGCATCACTGCCAACTCGCTTGTGGAAGTCACTTGGACAGGGAttttctcatcttcttcatccaGGAGCTCAAGATAGTGGTTCGGTCTCTACTCCAACAACCCGTGTTAATGGCACTGCTGCTCATGAAGAAAGTGATGGAGATGTTAAGTAA